In the genome of Mycoplasma nasistruthionis, the window TGTTAATTGTTGAAATATTTAAGTCATCTAAAGCTGTTAAATATTTTTGTTCTTCAACTAATTTTGTAAGTTGTTGTTCTTTATCTTGTAAAAACGGTGTTATTTCTTCTTTTTGGTATAAAGGTTGTAAAGTGTCGTTATATCTTATAGTAATATCATCTGAGTCATTTTCATAGATGAAAAAAGCATTTCTTAAGATAAAGTAAGTTTGTTTATTATCACTATCTGTAATTCTGAAAAAAGCTATTTTAAAACTAGCTAGTGAACCTGGTTTGAAGTTGATTCAATTATCTTTAAGATGGTCATTAAGTTCTAATTTCTCGATTTGAAATTTAACTTTGTGCAAATTTTGAGAAACTAAACGGAGAGTGATAGAATTGCTCATGTTATTTTTCCTTTTGTGAGTGTAATAGAACTTTTTTCTTAGATAAAATTGAAATTTGTTCAACTTCTAATTCACGTTTAGCACGAATAACTTCTAAAGTTAAACGTCTTTGTTTTTTCTCTAAATCATGAATTTTTTGGTTTTCTGATACTAATTTGTATTTTTGGTAAATTAGTCCTGATTCACTTAATAAAGTTAAAGTGATGTAAGTCAAATAAGAACTAATTTCAGGTTCAATGAATGATTCAACATCTGGATAGATTTTGAAATCTTTTAGATTGATTTTTGTTTCTTCTTTGTCTTTTTCAGATTTAAGTTTAAATTAAGCTTATTCATTGGAATAACATTGATATAAGCATCTTTAATTTTTGATGAGTTAATTACGAATTTAACATTGAAATAACCATGAATTGATAAGTATTTTTCAATGAAGTTTGGTAAAAGTTTTGATAAAACTTCAATATCATTTTGATCTTTTTCAAAAATGATTTCAAATTCGTTTTGTTTACAAAAGTTTATTGCACT includes:
- a CDS encoding MSC_0621 family F1-like ATPase epsilon subunit, which translates into the protein MSNSITLRLVSQNLHKVKFQIEKLELNDHLKDNWINFKPGSLASFKIAFFRITDSDNKQTYFILRNAFFIYENDSDDITIRYNDTLQPLYQKEEITPFLQDKEQQLTKLVEEQKYLTALDDLNISTINKVKIQELEDQIWVLKAYTLFALDPTEEAQWN